The Sphaeramia orbicularis unplaced genomic scaffold, fSphaOr1.1, whole genome shotgun sequence genomic sequence ACCAACACATGAACCTGGTCATCTAGGGTTGGAGAGGGGTTATAGTACTGGTCCTTCTTTGACAGTGTAGCTCCAGGGTGGAACTGAAAAGAAAAAGGGAAACATGTTAATGGAAACACCTCCTGAATGTTCGACAGACTAAAGACAATCTTTAGAAGATGGTTCTGTGGAGAACCAGTACAACCTCCACTCTGAGGAGGAGCTGGAACGTTGGGTTGTACCTTGTAACCCTCCTTCACATGTCCCTCCATGGCCAGTTGAATGTCTTCAGCTCGGACACCGATGTCCTCACCGTCCTCCAACCCCATGATGTCACTGAAGACGATGGGGAGATGACCtccttgttttttgattttatgaGCCTTGTACTAAAGAGAGAAATGAGTCTGACTTCAGCCGACAGTTTACAGTTGAACAGCCctgaacctgttgtatttataataTCTATTAAAACCTAACCTTGGcctgtgtgtgtggttctatcTGGACCACAGGTCCAGATTCATCCACCTTCCATCCCCCCACCCATGACCCTCTGGTGGTCTCGTACCTCTACGGTGAAGCTCTTTGTGTCTGTTCCAGCAGAATTGGCTGCAGCTTTAATATAACTCTGGCCACGGATCGCAGTTATGACAGAGTTGATGAAGCTGGACTTTCCAGCTCCGACTGGTCCGTAGATCAGAACCCTGAGCTGTTCCACCTTAGAACTCTCAGGTTTATAGTCAATCACAAACTTCTGGAGGTCTTCTTTCctcctgttaaagacagtttacaTTTGATATTACTTTCATTTCtacattcattttcatttgtattgACTTAAATCTTAATTTAAATCTTGACTTAAACCTTCTTTGAACCACGTCCCACTAACAGCTGAGTGACTTATACTGTTGtcatgtacaacagtagtcgctaacgcACCCACACATATGACGATGTCActtgtagggctgggtatcatggccaatttccataatcgattggattttgattcataaggttctgaatcgattaattttGATTCGATTAAATATTGATTCGATTCggtattaattgactgattcagattaatttagtgatatcaaagtacaattttgagttgtaacctgattatttgagtaccgcagtcatgcaacacatcaatactgggatcaatattgatattagaaagaaaataaatctgACGTTTTGCAGGAagtagatgaatctgctctgaaatgatgaacagacacaaacatgtccatgtttctacagtggatctgAACAGACTTCTGCATCATCTggattctgttttatggctggaggcttccacccactgggggtggggggtggggtggtgtgcgctccatgattgttggtcggggagcgggggtagcgtagcggtcagacattgtcactttcctcttcctctaacttCAGACTCATCCATAGGTGATAGTCTGGATCCAAGTTCATATTCCAAGAACCACCGACTTCCACGACTCTCCTCGTTGAACctccgggcggccagttccttcacactatGGGTTCAGTTTGAGGacaggaggacctccagcggagggggttTCACCACGCTTCCTCCGTGTCTTTTCCACACCAGAGCCGTCGtgagtgagaccaagtcttccccaggggttcgcaagatggAGCCGCCTGCGGTTCTACttgctcctggtcctgctctgaagaATTGATCTCAttcactattaatcgattacgcaaaattaaaatgagatcgatctaagatcgatcaaatcaattttttttttctttacccagccctagtcactcacgacccccccccccccccatgtgctcaCGCCCTCAAATAAAATCAGCAAACATCTGAATCTCATTTAACTTCTaatgatatttttgttaaaaacaATTACtgaaacataaacccaatgtatTTCTGTCACTGCAGATATAAACATACACTTACGTCCAGTCTGTCTTCCTCCAGGGAACtttaaattctgcagagaaaatgTAAAGATGCGTTAAAATACCAGCCatcatgtttttattgtgtatgaaTGAATTAAGTGAGAAACAGTGAAAGTAAGTAATGCAACGACTGAGGTCATACTGGGAGATGGTGGTGGAGGAGGATCTGGAAAGTACAACATTGAAGAAACAGAAGACAAGCAGCTTAGAATTGGAAACATTTAACTTTGAGTTAATTTATATGATTCTGTGTGAAGAATATTTAAAGTAGACTTTTGATGACTTACTGTGTGGTCTCTCCCCTGCaaaggtaacaaaaaaaaaaaaaaaaaaaaacaggaaacatgaaaaacaggttagATATGAAAACCTTAAACACTGAGTTAATTTATATGATTCTGTGTGAAAGAATATTTAAAGTAGACTTTTGATGACTTACTGCATAGTCTCTCCACTGCAaaggtaaacaaaaaaacaaaaaaacaaacaggaaacatgaaaaacaggttagATATGAAAACCttaaacattgtgttaatttatATGATTCTGTATGAAAGAATATTTAAAGTAGACTTTTGATGACTTACTGCGTGGTCTCTCCACTGCAAaggtaaaacattaaaaaaaaaaaaaaaataggttagatttgaaaacatgaaatattattttggtttgtattgactttcattcatcattttgtaattttttcagcCGTTTCTGTTGGAATGACATGACCTTTAGGAAAGAGAAGAGACAGTTTATACGTCTACAAAACATCCAATATTGTGTGTAAATGAAGTTAAATATGATGTGATAAATCAGTGTCATTATGTATGTGGAGGTGGTGTTGAAAAGACAGAACattaaaacagacataagacgCAAAATAgttgttttctacatttttaaacaGATTCATTGTGGGTCAGTCCATCTTTGTAACCATGAACTGAACTCTTCAGTCAGTCTTACCTTTGCTTGGTTTTCCTCccattttaaaaagtcataaaagatGTTTGTCCAGATGGAAAAACCTGTTTGAAAATCAAAAACATTATTTCACAGAAAGagtttggactgaatgtgactGAATTTGTGCAGCGCAGTAGGAGGTTTATCAGACAGAGTGATGCAGACGTACCTGCAGTTTCAGAAGCTCTTCACCAGTGAACAAGTGGAAAACAATGACAGGAAAGACAGTCGGAGGCTTTTATTGACAGGAAGCCCCTCCCACTGTTCAGGCTGATGGAAAACACCAGACATATAAGAAACCCTTTCACTTTCTAAAGGCTGAGGTATGGCCTTATCCTTTGTACTTATAAAACACACGTTTTCAGTCTGACAAGTCATCAGTCAGTGGGTCCAGACCAGGGTTCTGGATCTGGTTCAAAGCCATAATGGGATCCTGTGTCACAGTCCAGCAGCTGATCCACCTCATGAATCCCCTGGTAACACTCATAGCTTTTATATAGCACTGCCAGTGACGTTCAGGAACAtttaataaatgcaataaaataagtT encodes the following:
- the LOC115416839 gene encoding interferon-induced protein 44-like, yielding FNRRKEDLQKFVIDYKPESSKVEQLRVLIYGPVGAGKSSFINSVITAIRGQSYIKAAANSAGTDTKSFTVEYKAHKIKKQGGHLPIVFSDIMGLEDGEDIGVRAEDIQLAMEGHVKEGYKFHPGATLSKKDQYYNPSPTLDDQVHVLVCLLNVNSPNISPSVIKKMKAIRETARDLGIPQIAIGTHIDECCDEIEKDVKDVYKSKYLKKKMTEFSNAVGIPLSCIFPVKNYSDDSEPDDDMDILILTAVKQILNFGDDFLDDMT